Proteins encoded within one genomic window of Trichoderma asperellum chromosome 2, complete sequence:
- a CDS encoding uncharacterized protein (EggNog:ENOG41~TransMembrane:12 (i21-47o59-80i87-108o120-140i213-235o255-273i337-363o383-407i414-432o452-479i528-548o554-574i)), whose protein sequence is MALSIQRFLPFAASTTPTQAATYLLGISLFSISFLVFLNSSVSFVITDLIGQKNGVGDVVGTLGFADEIVALVACPAWGLVSDRLGVRWVAVIGYTIVAVSLAVFVQARNVYPQLLLARILFAVGASATATMVTAILPSLTNEEEDIRNSALERAKAARARRRSRSSFARLSAAFSVDSEVTITPEAYSRSLPTGEGASSSDAQGRSGKSSVLAGYVGLFTGCGALLALSCFLPLPARFGEIDEVTPGEAVTYSFYVVGAIALLVGIFVFFGLRNLQGEEGKGWRLLFGLKSQDESTGAGYSGRSQNKVIPYLHLMKDSVLLGFTDSRIALGYLGGFVARASTVAISLFVPLYINTFFIGNGFCQGSPNDPSPELKKECRQAYVLSSILTGVAQLMGLICAPIFGYLSRHPGRVNYPVVVATVMGIVGYIVFPQLSSPEIKDVDGRGGTPYIFVIVTLIGISQIGSIVCSLGSLGKGVLAVEIPRAARRPHAIAPDADESAETEPLIRIVTEEEFVSRLRLKGSIAGVYSLCGGAAILILTKLGGYLFDTVSSGTPFYMMAGFNGVLLLATLLVDASQTFSRNN, encoded by the exons ATGGCGCTCTCCATCCAGCGCTTCCTGCCCTTCGCGGCCTCGACGACTCCCACGCAGGCCGCCACGTACCTGCTGGgcatctcgctcttctccatctcgttcctcgtcttcctcaacaGCTCCGTCTCCTTCGTCATCACCGACCTGATCGGCCAGAAGAACGGCGTGGGCGACGTCGTCGGCACGCTGGGCTTCGCCGACGAGATCGTCGCCCTGGTGGCGTGCCCTGCCTGGGGCCTCGTGTCGGACCGCCTGGGTGTGCGGTGGGTGGCCGTCATTGGGTACACGATTGTCGCTGTGTCGCTGGCGGTCTTTGTGCAGGCGAGGAATGTGTatccgcagctgctgctggcgcggATCCTGTTTGCGGTGGGAGCATCGGCTAC GGCTACCATGGTCACTGCCATCCTCCCTTCGTTGACaaacgaagaggaagacattCGTAACAGCGCTCTTGAGCGAGCCAAGGCCGCTCGCGCCCGCCGTCGCAGTCGCAGCTCGTTTGCGCGCTTGAGCGCCGCCTTTTCCGTCGATTCTGAAGTCACCATTACGCCAGAGGCCTATTCGCGATCGCTGCCCACCGGCGAGGGAGCATCATCCTCAGACGCGCAAGGCCGGTCGGGAAAATCATCTGTGCTGGCGGGTTACGTCGGTCTTTTCACTGGGTGCGGcgcgctgctggcgctgtcgTGCTTTTTGCCCCTGCCGGCTAGGTTTGGAGAGATTGACGAGGTGACTCCCGGCGAAGCTGTGACTTATAGCTTCTATGTTGTCGGCGCCATTGCCCTGCTCGTTGgcatctttgtcttctttggGCTGCGCAATCTCCAAGGAGAGGAAGGCAAGGGATGGCGATTGCTGTTCGGGCTCAAGAGTCAGGATGAATCTACCGGCGCAGGTTACTCTGGCAGATCTCAAAACAAG GTCATCCCGTACCTGCATCTCATGAAGGACTCAGTGCTCCTTGGCTTCACTGACTCCCGGATCGCGCTTGGCTACCTCGGTGGCTTCGTCGCTAGAGCTTCCACGGTTGCCATCTCGCTCTTCGTCCCGCTCTACATCAACACCTTTTTCATTGGCAACGGATTTTGCCAAGGTTCGCCAAACGACCCTTCtccagagctgaagaaggaatGTCGCCAGGCATATGTCCTCTCTTCCATTCTGACCGGCGTGGCGCAGCTTATGGGCTTGATCTGTGCTCCCATCTTTGGCTATCTGTCTCGCCATCCGGGCAGAGTCAACTATCCCGTCGTCGTGGCCACCGTCATGGGAATTGTGGGCTACATTGTGTTCCCACAGCTTTCAAGCCCAGAGATCAAGGACGTTGATGGCCGAGGCGGCACCCCTtacatcttcgtcatcgtaaCCCTCATTGGCATTAGCCAAATCGGATCCATCGTCTGCAGCCTGGGCTCCCTCGGCAAGGGCGTTCTCGCCGTCGAGATTCCGCGCGCTGCCCGCCGCCCACACGCCATCGCCCCTGATGCGGACGAATCTGCCGAGACGGAGCCCCTGATCCGTATTGTCACGGAAGAGGAGTTCGTATCGCGGCTGCGCCTCAAGGGCTCCATTGCGGGCGTGTACTCGCTTTGCGGCGGCGCAGCAATCCTGATTCTAACTAAACTAGGTGGCTACCTGTTCGATACGGTGTCTAGTGGCACGCCGTTTTATATGATGGCTGGATTTAACGGTGTTTTGCTTCTTGCGACGCTGCTGGTTGATGCGTCGCAGACGTTTTCGAGGAATAATTAG
- a CDS encoding uncharacterized protein (EggNog:ENOG41): MSSFSATPLAPKPATFEFVVGQRPDQLNAGSNKKLRSHLSKRGWEAYLEQKNKASAPVSVLVDEAAQRADDGARRKKRRRHRQAITWDVVEPDDPRFPGTGNVREAMLALVNSGRRMPLEKTLSIDYRLGGGRVDPFKSYPTPFRSYIPPLVDHYIVHMAVDIPELDQPGNAGLLRSRWFRMATTEISTFQVVLLLAAGNFVSVKGAVPAEQGFNLHQLKGDAIKSLKYAMDDEAKATSDSIIGAVAKMASFESMHGTEADFRLHMEHTIRLVNMRGGLNNLGLGGLLRRMLIWIDVNGNFLYKKPRYWPGENFDGSKDSISEPNPERFIAI, from the exons ATGTCTTCGTTCAGTGCAACTCCGCTGGCTCCTAAGCCCGCGACATTTGAATTTGTCGTTGGGCAACGTCCAGACCAGCTTAACGCCGGATCCAACAAGAAGTTGCGATCGCATCTATCCAAGAGAGGATGGGAGGCCTACTTGGAGCAGAAGAACAAAGCATCAGCGCCAGTCTCAGTCCTAGTGGATGAAGCAGCTCAGCGAGCCGATGATGGGGCTAGGCGAAAGAAGCGCAGGCGTCATCGGCAGGCCATTACCTGGGACGTCGTAGAACCAGACGATCCAAGATTTCCAGGAACTGGAAATGTCAGAGAGGCAATGTTAGCCCTCGTCAACAGCGGAAGGCGCATGCCTTTGGAGAAGACACTTTCAATCGACTACAGACTTGGAGGTGGGCGCGTTGATCCTTTCAAGTCGTATCCCACACCATTTCGGTCTTACATACCTCCTTTGGTGGACCACT ACATTGTCCACATGGCCGTCGACATCCCTGAACTTGACCAACCCGGAAATGCTGGTCTTCTTCGCAGTCGCTGGTTCCGCATGGCCACGACGGAAATCTCCACGTTCCAGGTCGTCTTGCTCCTCGCTGCGGGTAACTTTGTCAGCGTCAAAGGCGCCGTGCCCGCAGAGCAGGGGTTTAACCTACACCAGCTCAAAGGTGATGCTATCAAGTCTCTCAAGTATGCCATGGATGACGAAGCCAAGGCCACAAGCGACTCCATCATTGGTGCGGTGGCCAAGATGGCGAGCTTCGAGTCCATGCACGGAACGGAGGCTGATTTCAGGCTGCATATGGAGCATACAATTAGGCTGGTTAATATGAGAGGAGGGCTGAACAATCTCGGTCTGGGGGGGCTCTTGCGAAGAATGCTTATTTGGATTGACGTAAACGGCAACTTCCTGTATAAAAAGCCACGATACTGGCCCGGTGAGAATTTTGATGGAAGTAAAGATTCGATTTCGGAGCCCAACCCGGAGCGATTCATCGCCATCTAA
- a CDS encoding uncharacterized protein (BUSCO:EOG092D4D4F), whose amino-acid sequence MAPVDRIDHDGIEQQLKDVIQDFYRVMVQVSTYDSMGVSSKEVLSKEIKSLSTSLQNVHVAASPPHLLPSVPPELLEYVENGRNPDIYTREFVELVRRGNQLMRGKQSAFASFRDILAEQMSSAMPELREDVAKVLEATGGNPAIATGGAAAAGQSGSGTSNLPARPASTVQGGQTGGQ is encoded by the exons ATGGCGCCCGTCGATAGAATAGACCACGATGGCATTGAGC AACAGCTCAAGGACGTCATACAAGACTTCTATCGTGTCATGGTCCAAGTCTCAACATACGACTCAATGGGCGTCTCAAGCAAAGAAGTCTTATCCAAAGAAAT caAATCTCTCTCCACCTCCCTCCAAAACGTCCACGTCGCCGCCTCCCCTCCGCACCTCCTCCCCTCCGTGCCTCCCGAACTTCTCGAGTACGTCGAAAACGGCCGCAACCCGGACATTTACACGCGCGAGTTCGTCGAGCTCGTCCGCCGCGGGAACCAGCTCATGCGCGGCAAGCAGAGcgcctttgcttctttccgCGACATCCTCGCCGAGCAAATGTCTTCCGCCATGCCGGAGCTGCGAGAGGACGTGGCAAAGGTGCTGGAGGCTACGGGGGGCAATCCGGCGATTGCGACTGGGggtgcggcggcggctgggcAGAGTGGCAGTGGTACCAGTAATCTTCCCGCGAGGCCTGCGTCAACCGTTCAGGGTGGGCAAACTGGCGGCCAGTGA